The Streptomyces sp. NBC_00435 nucleotide sequence GAACCGGGTCCTTCTCCGCCGCCGCCCGCGAGCTCGGCTGCACGCAGCCGGCCGTCTCCCAGCAGATGAAGGCGCTGGAGCAGACCGCCGGCACTCCACTGCTCATCCGCACCGGGCGCGAGATGCGCCTCACCCAGGCCGGTGAGGCGCTGGTCCGGCATGCCGCCGGGATCCTCGCCGGGCTGACCGCCGCGGAGGAGGAAGTGGCGGCCATCGCGGGGCTGCGGGCCGGCCGGGTCCGGCTCGTCTCGTTCCCCAGCGGTAGTTCCACGCTGGTGCCGACCGCGCTCGCCGCCATGCGCGCCGAGCATCCCGGGACGCGGATCTCGCTCGTCGAGGCCGAGCCGCCGCGCTCGGTGGAGATGCTGCGCGAGGGTGACTGCGACCTCGCGCTGGCCTTCCGCTACGGCGGCGCCGCCGGATCGGCGGGCGAGTGGGAGGACCTCGTGGTCCGGCCACTGCTGACCGACCGGCTCGTCGGGCTGGTGCCCGAGGGGCACCGGCTGGCGGGCGCGGAGCGGGTGGGCATGGCGGAGCTCGCCGACGAGCCCTGGATCGCGGGCTGTCCGCGCTGCCGCCGCCACCTGGTGGAGGTCTGCGAGGGCGTCGGCTTCACGCCGCGCATCGACTTCGCCACCGACGACTACCCGGCCGTGGTCGGCCTGGTCGGGGCGGGGCTCGGCGTCGCGGTGCTGCCGGAGCTCGCGGTGGAGTCCGTACGGGCCAAGGGCGTGAGCACCCTCGTCGTGGAACCGGCCGTCGAGCGGGAGGTCGTGGCGCTGACCCTGCCCGACCTGGCCCGGGTACCGGCCGTGGCCGCGACCCTGACCGAGCTGGAGCG carries:
- a CDS encoding LysR family transcriptional regulator — protein: MIEARHLRVLRAVAGTGSFSAAARELGCTQPAVSQQMKALEQTAGTPLLIRTGREMRLTQAGEALVRHAAGILAGLTAAEEEVAAIAGLRAGRVRLVSFPSGSSTLVPTALAAMRAEHPGTRISLVEAEPPRSVEMLREGDCDLALAFRYGGAAGSAGEWEDLVVRPLLTDRLVGLVPEGHRLAGAERVGMAELADEPWIAGCPRCRRHLVEVCEGVGFTPRIDFATDDYPAVVGLVGAGLGVAVLPELAVESVRAKGVSTLVVEPAVEREVVALTLPDLARVPAVAATLTELERAARR